From Pseudomonadota bacterium, one genomic window encodes:
- a CDS encoding transposase: MARKPRIHVPGALYHVMLHGENGKKIFSTDADRKYLEALVAEGVQRFGHKVHAYCFLPDRLHLAIQVDKTSLSKIMQNLSFRYTRYYNNARNSQGQLFHGRYKAILVDAKSYLAELVRYIHHSPARTGASRKPDTFKWSSHKAYLGTAKSDWLTRGDVYDTFAKREPTAIKRYGEFFAKGAGEGVRDDLERGNDGAVLGDKAFQKQVRKAPAKKAKPVSLDKLVKHVLKEEGLKEAALANPSRARAESLVRQIISYLAVELESASLTDVSNRFGRDLTTMSRNLRNFRDRLERDSALAKKVAGYRKALAK, from the coding sequence ATGGCCAGAAAACCCCGAATCCACGTCCCTGGTGCGCTCTACCACGTGATGTTGCACGGCGAGAACGGCAAGAAAATCTTCAGCACCGACGCAGACCGCAAGTACCTCGAAGCCCTCGTTGCCGAGGGAGTACAGCGCTTTGGCCACAAAGTGCACGCCTACTGCTTCCTGCCCGACCGTCTCCACCTGGCGATCCAGGTCGACAAGACCAGCTTGTCGAAAATCATGCAGAACCTGTCGTTCCGCTATACGCGTTACTACAACAACGCGCGAAACAGCCAGGGTCAGCTGTTTCACGGTCGCTACAAGGCGATCCTCGTCGACGCCAAATCCTACCTGGCCGAGTTGGTGCGTTACATCCACCACTCTCCGGCGCGCACCGGCGCATCGCGCAAGCCGGATACGTTCAAGTGGTCCAGCCACAAGGCCTACCTCGGCACAGCGAAATCGGATTGGCTGACGCGTGGTGACGTGTACGACACCTTCGCCAAACGCGAGCCGACGGCCATCAAGCGTTATGGTGAGTTCTTCGCAAAGGGCGCGGGCGAGGGCGTTCGGGATGACCTCGAGCGCGGCAACGACGGTGCGGTGTTGGGCGACAAGGCCTTCCAGAAGCAGGTGCGCAAAGCACCGGCCAAGAAAGCGAAGCCGGTGAGCCTCGACAAGCTGGTCAAGCACGTTCTGAAGGAAGAGGGCCTCAAGGAGGCCGCGCTCGCGAACCCGAGCCGCGCACGGGCTGAGAGCCTGGTTCGTCAGATCATCAGCTACCTCGCAGTCGAGCTCGAGTCCGCGTCCCTGACGGACGTCTCCAACCGCTTTGGCCGTGATCTCACGACCATGAGCCGCAACCTGCGCAACTTCCGCGACCGTCTGGAGCGCGACAGCGCGCTGGCCAAGAAGGTCGCTGGCTACCGCAAGGCGCTCGCGAAGTAA
- a CDS encoding pseudouridine synthase, translated as MRLDRYLCGSTGDSRSTVRTWIRAGRVTRNGTVATRPAEPVSNGDCVSLDGTVLVLRGPRYLMVNKPVGTVCTAAHADPRSVLNCVPIQAGARLQCVGRLDIDTTGLLLLSDDGQWNHRVSRPGRSTKVYRVALAAAWTDQMLDHLCTGVQLRGERRLAVACDVTPLGPDSLRVTLDEGRYHQIKRMLAAVGNRVVGLHRLSVGALALDDSLAPGAWRELTEIERCRAEGLDEAACQARSDPQ; from the coding sequence ATGCGCCTCGACCGGTATCTGTGCGGTTCAACCGGTGACAGCCGGAGCACCGTGCGCACCTGGATTCGCGCCGGTCGCGTCACACGCAATGGCACCGTCGCCACGCGCCCGGCCGAGCCCGTGTCGAACGGCGACTGTGTCAGCCTCGACGGTACCGTGCTCGTGCTGCGGGGACCGCGCTACCTGATGGTGAACAAACCCGTTGGCACCGTGTGCACAGCGGCACACGCCGACCCGCGCAGCGTGCTCAACTGTGTACCGATTCAGGCGGGTGCGCGCTTGCAGTGTGTCGGCCGTCTGGACATCGACACGACAGGCTTGCTGCTGCTGAGTGACGACGGACAGTGGAACCACCGGGTCAGCCGGCCGGGGCGGAGCACCAAGGTCTACCGTGTGGCGCTGGCGGCCGCTTGGACGGACCAAATGCTCGACCATTTGTGCACGGGTGTTCAACTGCGCGGCGAGCGGCGCCTCGCCGTGGCCTGCGACGTCACGCCGCTCGGCCCCGACAGCCTCCGCGTCACGCTCGACGAGGGGCGCTACCATCAGATCAAGCGGATGCTCGCGGCGGTGGGCAACCGTGTGGTCGGCCTGCACCGGCTGTCCGTCGGTGCGCTCGCACTTGATGACAGTCTTGCGCCCGGTGCGTGGCGTGAGCTGACCGAGATCGAGCGCTGCCGAGCCGAAGGGCTCGATGAGGCGGCATGCCAAGCCCGGAGTGACCCGCAATAA